The following are encoded together in the Bacteroidales bacterium genome:
- a CDS encoding type II toxin-antitoxin system RelE/ParE family toxin, with product MYKVLVEKKVKKILKKLPKSDYTKVKKSILSLGQEPRPAGYIKLKDREGYRIRQGNYRIVYDIEDDIKVVAIINVGHRKVIYKQKP from the coding sequence GAAAAGAAAGTAAAAAAGATACTTAAAAAACTTCCTAAATCTGACTATACAAAAGTTAAAAAATCTATCCTAAGTTTAGGACAAGAACCACGTCCTGCCGGCTATATCAAACTCAAAGACCGAGAAGGATACAGAATTAGACAAGGAAATTATCGCATTGTTTACGATATTGAAGACGATATAAAAGTAGTTGCAATTATAAATGTTGGACACCGAAAAGTTATTTACAAACAAAAACCCTAA